A section of the Patescibacteria group bacterium genome encodes:
- a CDS encoding NUDIX domain-containing protein yields MNGNDYLHEVAITAIVVKDGKYLITQRSKEKKRFPGMWVVPGGRLETSDYINLPKDTEHYWYNVLEKTLKREVKEEVGIDIENIEYVTSLARVHEDGAPSLVISCIADFVSGDIVLQNGETENFAWVSLEEAKNYDLIEGIYDELVMAEARVMRTKGGWKMDIH; encoded by the coding sequence ATGAATGGGAACGACTACCTACATGAGGTTGCCATTACCGCAATTGTTGTAAAAGACGGAAAATACCTCATCACACAGCGTTCCAAGGAGAAAAAACGTTTTCCTGGTATGTGGGTGGTACCCGGTGGGCGGCTTGAAACGAGCGATTACATTAACCTACCAAAAGATACCGAGCATTACTGGTATAATGTGCTTGAAAAGACACTCAAAAGGGAAGTTAAAGAGGAAGTTGGTATTGATATTGAAAATATTGAGTACGTAACCTCATTGGCAAGAGTACACGAAGATGGTGCTCCATCGCTTGTGATTTCTTGCATTGCAGATTTTGTATCAGGTGACATAGTGCTTCAAAACGGTGAAACAGAAAATTTTGCATGGGTATCGCTGGAGGAGGCAAAGAACTATGATTTAATTGAGGGAATTTACGACGAACTTGTTATGGCAGAAGCGAGGGTAATGAGAACAAAAGGTGGGTGGAAAATGGATATCCACTAA
- the secA gene encoding preprotein translocase subunit SecA produces the protein MFKLGGLFGSQNDKALKTIAPLVEKINAFEESITALSDDELLNKTEAFKTRLGEGETLDDLLPEAYAVVRESAKRTLGQRHFDVQLAGGIILHQGDISEMRTGEGKTLVATLPVYLNALAGNGVHVVTVNDYLSRRDAVWMGQVYSFLGLSVGVINDNESFFYDKEHKEVDEARDEIGSFKVFHEFLRPCTRQEAYRTDITYGTNNQFGFDYLRDNIEYDKKMIRQRGYHFAVVDEIDSILIDEARTPLIISAPSAESGSLYTTFSHIARTLKKDTDFNVDEKLKAVTLTDEGIERAEKILGIENIYTEKGIKYVHHLETAVRAKALFERDKEYVVNNGEVIIVDEFTGRLQPGRRWSEGLHQAIEAKEGVTIQKESRTFASITFQNYFRMYKKLSGMTGTAMTSSEEFYKVYGLDTIAVPPNVPSKRQDHPDLIFQTEQGKFKAIARKVHELNEKGQPVLIGTVSIEKNELLSSYLTREGIKHDMLNAKKHEQEGEIIAQAGRKNNVTIATNMAGRGVDIKLGGNPATQDEYKEVKRIGGLFLLGTERHEARRIDNQLRGRSGRQGDEGETQFFISLEDSLMRVFASDTIKKMMGRFGIPEDEPIENRLITKSLESAQTKIEGFNFDARKHVLEYDDVLNHQRRIVYERRSSILMGGNEVVESTLAQLIGDDGEIQKLVEEKKSALGEEDFYKNVKQLFLQTIDMLWVEHLEMMDYLRGSVNLRAYGQRDPLIEYRREGLILFKEMQGSTDEHMLKLLMNIGSGAFAKEEVKLKETHANARLIGGNSNVSAATTVSKSKKVGRNDPCPCDSGKKYKKCHGA, from the coding sequence ATGTTTAAACTAGGCGGTCTATTTGGGAGTCAAAACGACAAAGCACTGAAAACCATTGCTCCACTGGTAGAAAAAATAAATGCTTTCGAAGAAAGCATTACAGCACTCTCTGATGATGAACTTCTCAACAAAACAGAAGCATTCAAAACTCGTCTTGGTGAAGGAGAAACATTAGATGATCTGTTGCCAGAGGCGTATGCAGTAGTGCGTGAATCTGCCAAGCGAACGCTTGGGCAGAGGCACTTTGACGTACAACTCGCAGGAGGAATTATTCTCCATCAAGGCGATATATCCGAGATGAGAACCGGAGAGGGAAAAACACTTGTGGCAACACTCCCGGTATATTTAAATGCACTCGCCGGCAATGGGGTGCATGTTGTTACCGTAAACGACTATCTCTCGAGGAGAGATGCTGTGTGGATGGGGCAGGTGTACTCATTTCTCGGACTTTCAGTCGGTGTCATAAACGACAACGAGTCATTTTTCTATGACAAAGAACATAAAGAGGTTGATGAAGCACGTGACGAAATTGGTTCCTTTAAAGTGTTCCATGAGTTTCTGCGCCCATGTACGCGACAGGAAGCGTACAGAACCGATATCACATACGGAACCAATAATCAGTTTGGATTTGATTACCTTCGTGACAACATTGAGTATGATAAGAAGATGATTCGCCAACGTGGTTACCACTTTGCCGTTGTTGACGAAATAGATTCAATTTTAATAGATGAGGCGCGTACGCCGCTTATCATTTCAGCACCAAGTGCGGAATCAGGTAGCCTCTATACAACATTCTCACATATTGCACGCACACTTAAAAAAGACACGGATTTCAATGTAGATGAAAAGCTAAAAGCGGTAACACTTACCGACGAAGGGATAGAACGAGCTGAGAAGATTCTAGGTATTGAAAATATTTATACGGAGAAAGGTATCAAGTATGTACATCATCTCGAGACCGCGGTGCGCGCCAAAGCTCTTTTTGAGCGTGATAAAGAGTATGTGGTAAACAACGGAGAAGTAATTATCGTGGACGAATTTACTGGACGGCTCCAACCGGGCAGGCGATGGTCTGAAGGTCTCCACCAGGCAATAGAGGCAAAAGAGGGAGTCACTATACAAAAAGAATCCCGCACATTTGCATCAATTACCTTCCAGAACTATTTTAGGATGTACAAGAAGCTATCGGGTATGACCGGTACTGCTATGACCTCATCTGAAGAGTTTTATAAGGTATACGGGCTTGATACTATCGCAGTACCTCCCAATGTACCTTCAAAACGACAAGACCACCCCGACCTTATCTTTCAGACGGAGCAAGGAAAGTTCAAAGCAATAGCGCGCAAGGTGCATGAACTTAATGAAAAAGGCCAACCAGTTCTCATAGGCACTGTATCAATTGAAAAAAATGAATTACTCTCCTCATACCTTACGCGTGAGGGGATTAAACACGATATGCTCAATGCCAAAAAACACGAACAGGAAGGTGAAATTATTGCGCAAGCTGGCAGAAAGAATAATGTGACGATTGCAACCAACATGGCAGGTCGTGGAGTGGACATCAAACTTGGCGGTAACCCGGCAACACAAGATGAATATAAAGAAGTGAAAAGAATTGGGGGACTCTTTTTGCTTGGTACAGAAAGACACGAAGCGCGAAGAATAGATAACCAACTTCGTGGTCGTTCCGGTAGACAGGGAGATGAGGGAGAAACGCAGTTTTTTATTTCACTCGAAGATAGTCTTATGCGTGTTTTTGCATCTGATACCATAAAGAAGATGATGGGGCGGTTTGGGATTCCTGAAGATGAGCCAATTGAAAATCGGCTCATTACCAAATCACTTGAATCGGCGCAAACAAAAATTGAAGGGTTTAACTTTGATGCGAGAAAACACGTGCTTGAATATGACGATGTGCTAAATCACCAGAGAAGAATAGTGTACGAACGTAGAAGCAGCATTTTAATGGGTGGCAACGAAGTAGTGGAATCTACTCTTGCGCAATTAATAGGTGATGATGGGGAAATACAAAAATTGGTAGAAGAAAAGAAATCTGCGCTTGGAGAAGAAGATTTTTATAAAAATGTTAAACAGCTGTTCCTTCAGACAATTGATATGCTTTGGGTTGAGCATTTAGAGATGATGGATTATCTGCGCGGTAGCGTCAACCTGCGCGCGTACGGACAACGCGATCCACTTATTGAATACAGAAGAGAAGGGTTAATCCTCTTCAAGGAAATGCAGGGGTCAACAGACGAACATATGCTAAAACTTCTGATGAATATTGGCTCAGGGGCATTTGCAAAAGAGGAGGTAAAATTAAAAGAGACTCATGCAAATGCACGGCTTATAGGAGGAAATAGCAATGTGTCAGCGGCAACAACCGTCTCCAAATCAAAAAAAGTGGGTCGTAACGACCCATGCCCATGTGACTCTGGGAAAAAATATAAAAAGTGCCATGGAGCGTAG